From the Drosophila sechellia strain sech25 chromosome X, ASM438219v1, whole genome shotgun sequence genome, the window CCGCAGGAGTCTTGAATATGCTAGCTTTGTTTCTAAATCTCTCTTATTGAATTGGAAACAAATGCTATAATGACTAAAGTAACATAATTCTAATGGTTCACCATCATTAATTTTGGTGTTAACGTTATTTAGGTATTTAAGCAGAAAGCACATCTAAAAATATTATGGTACACATATCTTGTAATGTGTCTGGATCTTCGACTCACTTTCCTTTTATCCATTCCCCACAGGAAGTGCTGACGGGCAAGTACGGCGAGGACTCAAAGCTGATCTACGACTTGAAGGACCAGGGCGGTGAGATCCTATCGATGAGGTATGACTTGACCGTGCCGCTGGCTCGTTACCTGGCGATGAACAAGATCTCGAGCATCAAGCGCTACCACATCGCCAAGGTCTACCGACGCGACAATCCGGCGATGACCAAGGGTCGCTATCGGGAGTTCTACCAGTGCGACTTCGACATTGCCGGCACCTACGATCCCATGCTGCCCGATGCCGAGTGCGTGAAGATTGTGTCGGAGATACTGGACACGCTTGACATTGGAGACTATGTGATAAAGCTAAATCACCGCCAGCTTTTGGACGGCATGTTCCAGGCGTGCGGAGTGCCGGCGGATAGCTTCCGCACTATCTGCTCTGCGGTGGATAAGTTGGACAAGGTGAGCACCATCGCTACTAACTGCAATTGTGGTCAATAATGTATGTAATGTATCTGTTATTCTAGTCGCCCTGGGCGGATGTGCGCAAGGAGATGGTGGACGAGAAGGGCTTGGACGAGGCCGCAGCGGATCGAATTGGCGAGTACGTGCGACTGAGCGGCGGTGCCGAGCTGGTGGAGCAGCTGCTGGCCGACGAGAAGCTCAAGGCTGTGCCAAATGCAGTGAAGGGTCTGGAAGGCATGAAGCAGCTCCTCAAGTACTGTTCCATATTCGGTCTGGATAAACGCGTTAGCTTCGATTTGAGTCTGGCCCGTGGCCTGGACTACTACACCGGTGTTATCTACGAAGGTGTGCTCAAGGGAGAGTCCGCCACCGTGGCATCTCCGGCAAAGACATCACAACAGAACGGAGAGCAGGCGAACGAGCCGGCCACCGTGGGATCCGTGGCTGGAGGCGGTCGCTACGACAACCTGGTGGGCATGTTCGATCCGCGCGGCAAGGCTGTGCCCTGCGTGGGCGTGTCCATTGGCGTGGAGCGCATCTTCTCGGTCCTGGAGGCGCGGGCGGCTGCGAGCGGTCTGAAGTTGCGCACCAGCGACGTGGAGGTTTACGTGGCCTCCGCTCACAAGGGTCTCCACGAGCAGCGTCTGAAGGTTCTGAACCTGCTGTGGGACGCGGGCGTAAAGGTATGTTTGAGTTGAATCCAGGAGACTGCATAATAATCGTAAAATCCTCTCAGGCGGAACACTCTTACAAGCTGAACCCTAAGCTGCTAGTACAGCTGCAGCACTGCGAGGAGCACCAGATTCCTCTGGTGGTGGTCCTCGGCGACGCAGAGCTAGCGCAGGGATTGGTCAAGCTGCGTGAGGTGACCACGCGCGAGGAGACCAACGTAAAGCTTAAGGATCTGGTCGCCGAGATCCGGCGACGGCAGCAGTCCTCCGCCTAGGCTCTTTTCACGACATTGATATCAGCGACACTTAAACGCTCCCGCTCCTAATTTATGAACCATCCAGCATCGaagtatataatttttttttcctatttgTACGTTTTGTATTCTTGGTGTCCTGGCCGGAGGCGCCGCGTGCTACTATGCTAAGATCTACAGTGTAACCATAGGAATAAGTGCGGACAACTTATACCAAAATGAACactaaaaagaaacaaataaacgaAGAAGCGACTCGCATTTAAGCCGGAACCAATTGTTTTTCTCGGGTTACGGTATATTGTTTAATATCTGCAAGACTTTATCGTAAAAGTTTGTTATGTGTGGATCGTTTCGTTGCCTGAAAGTATGCTCCATATTCAAATACCCAACACACGCcattttttatacttttagGCATTTGCGTTATAAGTTTTGATCCCATTTTAAAAGTGGAATGCAGTCTACAAATCCTAAAATCTAATGAATGTCAACTATCTTGCAGATTCGCGACGTGGAGCAGCAGCCCAGTCAAGATCGGTGTCAGCATAGGGATCGggaggcggaggagcagcGCCGAGGAGCAGAGGGCGGTGCCGTCTGAAGCGGTGGCCAGCATGCCGGAGACGCTGCCCGCCACTGCGACGGTGACGGCGTCGAGCATCGACTGCACCGTGGCGGTGCTCAAGGTGCCCACGCCCACCCTACAGCTGCCGGAGGTGTGCAATCTGCAGAGCCTGGGGCTCATCATGGAGCccaacaacatcaacatcgaGCTTAATCCCGCCGCCCTCGTCACGCCCGCCATGGAACCAGTGGGATTCAAGGTTAGTCAGTCGTCGattaaaaaaacacaaaagcaGTCTTATATTCCTTTACTTAAAATTTTGGCCAAGGATTTAACGCACATCAAATTAACACTGATGGCTCCTTCTCGGGGTTATCGGGTACATGGGTCAAGAGCAGCGCGATATCCTGGAGGTACTCAAAAGGTTTAAAGAGCGGCTGGTGTAGGGGCAGTAAAAGTTTGACGCATTCCCCAGCTGCTGCTCCGTTTCCGTCCTCGGCTCGGAGGTTTGGGGGGAAACTCCACTGCCGCACAGCCACCGCTGTCTCCATTTCGCGAATATAGCATCTACTGTGGCTCGTCTGCAATATCAGAAGGTTGCACCTCCTTATTCATTGCCCACTTGATTATGGTAACGATGTGGTCTGCTAGGACCGCTATGCACTCATCAGTGGCTGGTCCCAGAATAAAGGAAGCATAGTGTGCCCGGTCCATATAGAATCGAATTAACCAGCGACCTGGCTCCTCCCCCCTGTTCAAAAAGAATAGACGAACGATACGTATGCAGTAGCTCAAGAGATTCCATAATAATTCCCAGCAGTCAACAACGAAGGGGTTAGGTTCGTCATGCCGGCGGATCTGATTCCACCAATTATCCCAGGAATCGAACAGATGGATCACCTGTTCCGGAATATCGTTCTCCTCTGAGCTCAGCTCGGAACTCGCCTCCTGGAACGGCATCTGGTTCATCGCGGAGCTTGGCTCATCAAGATCCACCTGCTTCTCCTGCATCTGTGCATGGTGAGCATCTGTGTAACTCTGGATTTGCTTTTCTATCCAGAGGATGGAGGGATTGCTAAAGAAATTGGAGTTACTCTCCCCCGTCCAGTTGGACTGGTATTCATTCTCAAATAGCATATTGGGATCATAGGAGGCGTTGAGGCCGCCCCTGGCGCGTTGATCCAGATTGATGATACTCGTTGAGGATTTGGAATTTGTGCCCATCCCGAGGCCTTCTTCCTCCGATTTCCCCATTTTATCGACAGCACTCTCCAAGCCCAGCGGCTCCGTTATCTTGGGGAAATTCTCCTCACGGATTCTCACGACGCATTCGTTTGGCGACTCATTCCTTCCAAACAGATTCAGCAAACTCTTCTTCACGGTCCGGGGATGAAGCTCCTTGCAAGGATCGGAGGAGGCATACAGAACGTAGCGGCCCGCCGAGCTTCGGTTCAGATAACGATCCCGATACTCGGCGGACAGCTCGGTCACCAGCGATTGTAGGATGTGCGTGTTAAAGTACTTGGTCATCTTGTGATTCgaagaaatttatttttttttttttttttgtttgataaaatgttaaatgttatgCTTAAGGCCTGAAAGTGAAACTGTTTGGCAGGAATTTCTAAGCATATTTTGCACTGAGCGCAAAGCAGGCCTTggaaaatgattttaaaaCACAGAAGAACTGAAGAAAACCACCATGTGGGTGCTTAAGTAAAATATTAGCAAGttaaaaaaattgttatttatgtaaataacAAGTTCTTACGTTATTTGCTTAAATAATAACTTTAGTATGttcaaatttaaacaaataatcaTGGCATCATAACATTTCAGAGTGCAAGAATACCATAAAAGTATTTGCTCCTACCATTAGCATCCACATTTTCGCACTGTGTACCGCATTTGGCATctcttaatttaattatgcagAGCAGAGAAATGTCAAGCGGTTCGCGGCTGCTCATCGCCTCGTTTTTACACTCGAACTGAGTCCTGATTGAGGCTGTCCCCGCATTTCTCATGCTTCAGTGCGTCCAATTTGATGGCAAGGTGCCAGGGGTGGCTGTTTCATAGGGGGGGTTTCATTTCTGAGGAGGGCGGAAGCGGGAAGTGGGGTGGAATGGCCGCTCCTCATTCAAATGACCCAACGCAACGTAGCGGCGCACTGATTCTGACAGGCGCCGCCACAGAGATCTCCGCCAGCTAATACTGTTTTAAtatgaaatttcatttcatttcaacgattgtccaaaaatttgttgttgctctcactgccattgttgttgtttttgctgctgtcGGTGtctctgctgctgccgttgacATGTCACTGCGATGAAGTTGAAGGTTGCCAGGGGTCGCACAGTGTGCTGGAATGGCTCCATTATCGCCCGATGACCTTGCCCCCCTCACACATGGAAACCAAAATTtgccatttaattttatttataaaaaacgtaaaaatatttaaacaaattcaaCAAACATTTCATATTTTGTTCAATTTATAATTGTATTTATCTATTATTTTTAGGATTATACGTGTACTAACATATACGTATGGTTTTACATAttcaatttttgtgtttatttcaGTTCTTATtagttataattatatatttgtgtacatatttttgtatatataatgTGTAatgtttattatatttattactgTAATAAATCTATACatctgaaatattttatttaataaacaaaattaagtGCACTAAAACCCTgttgaaattaaatgaatttttatttttcgaatAATACCCGCACAACTGATACACTCGGCTTTATCTACGTCTATCTTTAGCTATATCAATAGCAAATACATATTGTCCCACTGTGCAGCACGGTGGTGGGATTGCAGTGGACTGTGTTGGGCTAGGATTTCGAGGTCTGCCCTTGGTAGCTCGGCCCGAACCCCGTGTGCAGTGATTTGTTTTAGGggactgggattgggattgggattggcaTTGGGCATTGGGCACTGGGTTTCCGAGTGGAACTGGCAAGAGGGTGCACTTCAGAGGGCGACTGATATCATTCAATGCTTCTAATTTACGGATTAATGAAGGCGCAACTTTACATATGGAAATGCTAGCTGCACCGCGACGATCGTGGGAAGCGATTAGAGAGTGGTGCGGTGGCTTGGTGTGGTGTGGTATAATTGGGTTCGGTGGTGCGAGGGAAGGTCCCTTTTAAAGTCGCCCGTCGCATTGTCATTGATGGATTGGGTCATAAATTTGTGATTTGCTAAGCTCGACTGCCATTTTCCAGTCCAGTCGATCACGAAGTCAACTCGTATGAATATTTATGCTTGGTGGGTAATTTCCAATGTGTGTGGGAGTGTGAAAAGCAcagtacatatgtacatatatttccCTCGGTCAGTTTGAGGTCAAATATTAATGTATTAATGGATCAATGCCAGAATGGAACGATAAATTCAGCTCAGATTCGAGCTAAGGCTTATATCTTTAATATCCTGAGATCCTTGGGGAGTTCCTTTCTCAGTTGCCATGTAGATGGATACAATCCATCTGTCCGCTTCAGTTTTCCAGATCCAGCTCATAAAACATGAAACGGGCGTTAGTGGATATACTTGCTAAGGAATTCATTGGTCACCTTTTATTTTGGCCGTTCCCAGGTCCAATCATTATCCAAAGGATTGGCACTACAGGGTGTCTCGCTTGTCATACagacatatatgtatatgcccCTCGCATTCCAAAGTGTCCTGCGAACAAAcactaataatattaataacgaTTATCGCCCGATGGAAATGAATCTGGCTCGGCATCGGAATCGGATTCAGAGTCATAAATACACGACGCGCACTCACTCACCTCATTCATCCGTCCATTCATCGATAGTATCTCTGCTCCGGAGCGATCCGGGTGGGTCGGGGGCAGAATCCGGGCAGCGGAGCCACGCGACGGCAGTTGCTTATCGCGGGTGACCAGAGAATCGCCACGTGCGATTCCATTGCCAATTCCATTCATAGTTCGGCCAGCTCATGTGTGCCAGCAAACGGGTGATGGGTACGATGGCGGGCAAACAACTAGCACCGAAATAAGTACTATACCGCAAATACACCTGAAACTTTATACTTCAATACTCAATCttcttaatataatattagAAACTTAACAAACTCaacaaaaatttttcaaattgtCTAGCACTTCAGATAAAACGATGTACTTTTACATGTTAACAATTTCAAATCAAGATAGACCTCCCTAAGTCGAGTTCCTTGAGATCTAGTCATATGACATGGAAtgcatatttttaaatgaatgaTGACTGCACTTAAAGTCAGTTACCTTCCCAACGATTTTATGACAAGCCAATTAAGCTACTGAATTGATCAGCTGCTAGTCTGCTGCCCGCGGCTGTGCTGAACCACTAGCAACTGCTGCTTGGGCGGCGGGGGACTCGAACCAGGAACAAAGACAGCGACCGGGACCAGCAAATTTGCGTGCAATCGTTTGGCCTGCGTTTTTAATGACTTTTTCGACTCCAGCCGGGTTATGCCAACCCCGaccaactggcaactggcaactggtaACTGGCAATGCATTTAATTCGATTATGAGACGCCGACTTCCTTGGCATATAATCATTTCGGTGGTGGCTCGTCGAAAAGTAATTGAAACTCCGGCTGTAAGTGGAACGCAGCCAGGCGGTTGCCAGGCTGCCCCCATCCTCACGTGCGCCGGAGTACAACTAATGTGGGTGTTAACGGTGTGTTAAGTGATTCGCCATTTGTTGTAGGATCGAACCGAACAATCCCAATTCGATGGCGACGTCGACACCCGATAAGTATCGGATTCCTTGGGCACTGAACTGAGCTCGGAGCTCGGAGTTCCAAGTACTGGGTGCTGGGTACTGAGTACTTGGCACACACGTTTCACACATATTTCAAGCGCCTTTCACTGCGGATGGAACTTTTTATTTCCGGTTTAAAAACGGATGAAGGCACTGGCGCACAAATGTATCGACTTACAGTGCAATGTGCCTGCGATTGATTTGGAAATGCTTGAGGAACTTAAAAGTgtgatttcttttttaacCCCTAAGTTCTAAaatatattctgatatatctgtaagaaaataaaatgcgTTATAATACTCACGGTTTCATGTTGAAAAACCCTCCTCATTCATATCGCTGTGTGTCCCACTCGTTAATGGGTTAATTTAAAGGTGCAATTTATCTCGATCCTGGAAAGTGTCGTCCCATGTCGCCACCACCCCGGTTTTCCCATTGTTTCCCTATTTTTGTGGCCCCTGTCCGGAGATCGGCTaatgaaaactaaaaacttCAATTACCAAAAGAGCCAAATAATGCGTTTTTAAACCCAAAAATGTACGAGCTAAGAGCGTCCAAGAAAATTGTGATAGATGAGGGTTTGGCAATGTTTTTTACGGGCCACTTGTTCGGGACCGCCCCCCCTTGGATGCCCTTCTTTAAACAAGGAGAGTGACCAAAAAGGCGCAACAGCGACCGAAAGAAAATGGCAATAAATCAGGGTAAATAATACACACAAGTACCAGAAGTCCCGGAAAAGGGGGCGGCACGAAAGGGTATTTCGCTCCGAATTTCCCAACGGGGtgattatttaaaattgtGCAACGCATAAATAGAAGTCCAAGTTGGCAGGAGGCGGCAGATGTGGGACCCAGGTCCGAAATCTTCTGTTTATGCTCTTGTAATTGTGTTTTTAGCTTATTGCCTTTGCTCGGAATTTGTACCGCAGCAGGgatactcacacacacactacacACTCGGCCCAGTTCCATCGACATGGTCAACATCAGCTGGGGATCCAAGCCCATACCTTTTTAACTATGAAATACATTATAGGAGGTTTCGCAGAAATGTTCGTCTTTAATGCAATTCAAATGGAGTGTAAGAGATAAAAGACATGAACAAATCATGCCTCATATCTATGAAATAAATTCGGTCCTGTTGGTTTCAATTACACCAATTCGAAGAATAATCGTCAAACAAGCGGATCATATGGGACTCGTGAATACCTTTCATCAAATGAATCACATATACACCACTTGACATTATGTTGTGGATGCGGACTTTGATATACTTTCGTAGTACAGTGTTCTCCAGATGCTCCATGCCGTGTAGGATATTTATGTAAGGTGGTATATTTACGTAAGGCCTACGTGTTCCCAATATTTCAAATCTAAAGGCCAGATCGTGCTGAATTTTCTCAAACTCATAACAGAATGTCAGATTGTTCTTGCTTGTATACTCGGTGACGCCGAAGTCCACAAAGTAGATACGGTAACGGCCGCGAAATATGTCAACGATTTTGGCGCGATAATATCGGCCCTGATATGGGGCCAGAACCATGTCCCAGACGCGGAAATCACCTGTGCCCCTTTTCATAACACCCTTGCTCCACGTAGGCACTGCTGGATCATCAGCGAATCGGGCGTAGAACTCGGCATAGCTAACGATCCTGGTGACATGGACGCCTACAATGCTGTCCCGTTCGCGACCTTTGCGTTTATACCGTGCAACAAATTTGGCCACATCCCGAACGTTCGCATCCATGTTTCCGTGCCCATCGCCTCTAACCACAAG encodes:
- the LOC6614878 gene encoding histidine--tRNA ligase, cytoplasmic isoform X2 — translated: MSDTREQILEQIKVQGDLVRQLKAAKESKEKIDEEVARLLALKATLGGDAAPTNLKFTLKTPKGTRDYGPQQMTLRQGVLDKIVQVFKRHGGEAIDTPVFELKEVLTGKYGEDSKLIYDLKDQGGEILSMRYDLTVPLARYLAMNKISSIKRYHIAKVYRRDNPAMTKGRYREFYQCDFDIAGTYDPMLPDAECVKIVSEILDTLDIGDYVIKLNHRQLLDGMFQACGVPADSFRTICSAVDKLDKSPWADVRKEMVDEKGLDEAAADRIGEYVRLSGGAELVEQLLADEKLKAVPNAVKGLEGMKQLLKYCSIFGLDKRVSFDLSLARGLDYYTGVIYEGVLKGESATVASPAKTSQQNGEQANEPATVGSVAGGGRYDNLVGMFDPRGKAVPCVGVSIGVERIFSVLEARAAASGLKLRTSDVEVYVASAHKGLHEQRLKVLNLLWDAGVKAEHSYKLNPKLLVQLQHCEEHQIPLVVVLGDAELAQGLVKLREVTTREETNVKLKDLVAEIRRRQQSSA
- the LOC6614878 gene encoding histidine--tRNA ligase, cytoplasmic isoform X3, whose product is MSDTREQILEQIKVQGDLVRQLKAAKESKEKTAPSGGGRVSSSGAPAQRQQQQQPQKQQQAQEQQQHEQLHQIDEEVARLLALKATLGGDAAPTNLKFTLKTPKGTRDYGPQQMTLRQGVLDKIVQVFKRHGGEAIDTPVFELKEVLTGKYGEDSKLIYDLKDQGGEILSMRYDLTVPLARYLAMNKISSIKRYHIAKVYRRDNPAMTKGRYREFYQCDFDIAGTYDPMLPDAECVKIVSEILDTLDIGDYVIKLNHRQLLDGMFQACGVPADSFRTICSAVDKLDKSPWADVRKEMVDEKGLDEAAADRIGEYVRLSGGAELVEQLLADEKLKAVPNAVKGLEGMKQLLKYCSIFGLDKRVSFDLSLARGLDYYTGVIYEGVLKGESATVASPAKTSQQNGEQANEPATVGSVAGGGRYDNLVGMFDPRGKAVPCVGVSIGVERIFSVLEARAAASGLKLRTSDVEVYVASAHKGLHEQRLKVLNLLWDAGVKAEHSYKLNPKLLVQLQHCEEHQIPLVVVLGDAELAQGLVKLREVTTREETNVKLKDLVAEIRRRQQSSA
- the LOC6614878 gene encoding histidine--tRNA ligase, cytoplasmic isoform X1 — encoded protein: MLRSIGRQWRCSAAFQCATFQTAPSGGGRVSSSGAPAQRQQQQQPQKQQQAQEQQQHEQLHQIDEEVARLLALKATLGGDAAPTNLKFTLKTPKGTRDYGPQQMTLRQGVLDKIVQVFKRHGGEAIDTPVFELKEVLTGKYGEDSKLIYDLKDQGGEILSMRYDLTVPLARYLAMNKISSIKRYHIAKVYRRDNPAMTKGRYREFYQCDFDIAGTYDPMLPDAECVKIVSEILDTLDIGDYVIKLNHRQLLDGMFQACGVPADSFRTICSAVDKLDKSPWADVRKEMVDEKGLDEAAADRIGEYVRLSGGAELVEQLLADEKLKAVPNAVKGLEGMKQLLKYCSIFGLDKRVSFDLSLARGLDYYTGVIYEGVLKGESATVASPAKTSQQNGEQANEPATVGSVAGGGRYDNLVGMFDPRGKAVPCVGVSIGVERIFSVLEARAAASGLKLRTSDVEVYVASAHKGLHEQRLKVLNLLWDAGVKAEHSYKLNPKLLVQLQHCEEHQIPLVVVLGDAELAQGLVKLREVTTREETNVKLKDLVAEIRRRQQSSA
- the LOC6614880 gene encoding uncharacterized protein LOC6614880, with translation MTKYFNTHILQSLVTELSAEYRDRYLNRSSAGRYVLYASSDPCKELHPRTVKKSLLNLFGRNESPNECVVRIREENFPKITEPLGLESAVDKMGKSEEEGLGMGTNSKSSTSIINLDQRARGGLNASYDPNMLFENEYQSNWTGESNSNFFSNPSILWIEKQIQSYTDAHHAQMQEKQVDLDEPSSAMNQMPFQEASSELSSEENDIPEQVIHLFDSWDNWWNQIRRHDEPNPFVVDCWELLWNLLSYCIRIVRLFFLNRGEEPGRWLIRFYMDRAHYASFILGPATDECIAVLADHIVTIIKWAMNKEVQPSDIADEPQ